The Coffea arabica cultivar ET-39 chromosome 8e, Coffea Arabica ET-39 HiFi, whole genome shotgun sequence genome window below encodes:
- the LOC113738825 gene encoding protein FAR1-RELATED SEQUENCE 5-like produces the protein MNCSKLAEDGTPELGMEFNSEEDAYKFYNKYAFKMDFSIRKDYLNKDKDGVTTPRRYSCCKEGVKRKYEEHNHELHIAQCAHMMPSQRKVSVAQGFQTEISEDAGFSLKQSHEFMGKEVGGMGNVGYTRNDLKRYLRTRRERSLKYGEAVTFDTTYKTNKEYRPLGVFVGFNQHRQIVIFEAALMYDEMIDSFKWAFGTFLEAMCGKRPNTILTDQDHAMAAVISVVMPETFHGLCMFHIRRNFMKHLGNHYKENSDLPYMFGACMYEFEEVEQFNRVWEAIVKKHNLENNEWLSGLYRIRDKWARHFNRVVDEKRHNELIAEYEIRQKLPMVGLRQTPMLVHASETYAPTIFVAFQNEYGESIAMVILRQQDAAMFVEFTVIRYDGRPERIVVFNQNDLSVRCSCKKYKNEGILCGHALKVFDTVGIKIIPPEYVKKRWTKRARVGDCFDRRRREVVTDPKVTISTRYRELAPAMIKVATRAPMSEDTSKVAITVISNLAKRVDLLLSESEKPTFAK, from the exons ATGAATTGCAGCAAATTGGCAGAAGATGGGACCCCTGAGTTAGGAATGGAGTTCAACAGTGAAGAGGATGCGTACAAGTTTTACAATAAGTATGCCTTTAAAATGGATTTTAGTATACGTAAAGACTATCTGAATAAAGACAAAGACGGCGTGACCACGCCTAGGAGATATAGTTGCTGCAAGGAAGGTGTGAAGCGCAAGTACGAAG AGCATAATCATGAGCTGCACATTGCTCAATGTGCGCACATGATGCCATCACAAAGAAAAGTAAGCGTGGCTCAAGGATTCCAAACTGAAATAAGCGAGGATGCTGGGTTTTCATTGAAACAGAGCCATGAGTTTATGGGAAAGGAGGTAGGTGGGATGGGTAATGTGGGATATACTCGGAATGATCTTAAACGATATCTTCGAACGAGACGGGAAAGGAGCTTGAAATATGGAGAAGCAG TCACATTCGAcacaacctacaaaacaaataaagaatacCGGCCACTTGGAGTATTTGTGGGTTTTAACCAGCATAGGCAAATTGTGATATTCGAGGCTGCCCTTATGTATGATGAGATGATAGATTCTTTCAAATGGGCGTTTGGTACATTTCTAGAAGCAATGTGTGGAAAGCGTCCAAATACCATACTAACCGATCAAGATCACGCCATGGCAGCCGTTATTTCAGTTGTCATGCCTGAAACATTTCACGGTCTATGTATGTTTCACATAAGGCGTAATTTTATGAAACATCTTGGCAATCACTACAAGGAAAATAGTGATCTTCCATACATGTTTGGTGCCTGTATGTATGAGTTTGAAGAAGTGGAACAATTCAATAGGGTGTGGGAGGCGATAGTGAAGAAACACAatcttgaaaataatgaatggCTCTCCGGGTTATATAGAATTCGTGATAAATGGGCAAG ACATTTCAATCGGGTGGTTGATGAAAAGAGACATAATGAACTGATCGCAGAATATGAAATAAGGCAAAAGCTGCCCATGGTAGGGTTAAGGCAAACACCTATGCTTGTGCATGCATCAGAGACGTATGCACCAACCATATTTGTTGCATTTCAAAATGAATATGGCGAGTCAATAGCTATGGTTATATTGAGACAACAAGATGCAGCGATGTTTGTGGAATTTACAGTTATAAGGTATGATGGAAGACCTGAAAGAATAGTGGTATTCAATCAGAATGATCTAAGTGTGCGTTGTAGTTGCAAAAAATACAAGAATGAAGGCATTTTATGTGGGCACGCGTTGAAGGTGTTTGATACCGTGGGCATAAAAATAATTCCTCCTGAATACGTTAAGAAGCGATGGACAAAAAGAGCTCGGGTTGGAGACTGTTTTGATCGGCGACGACGGGAAGTTGTGACTGATCCTAAAGTAACGATTTCAACTCGTTATCGGGAGCTCGCTCCAGCCATGATTAAGGTCGCAACTCGAGCACCAATGTCGGAGGACACCAGCAAAGTAGCAATCACTGTCATATCCAATTTGGCAAAGAGAGTTGATCTCCTCCTCTCAGAAAGCGAAAAGCCAACCTTTGCAAAATGA